Proteins encoded in a region of the Hypomesus transpacificus isolate Combined female chromosome 17, fHypTra1, whole genome shotgun sequence genome:
- the znf385c gene encoding zinc finger protein 385D has protein sequence MDPVQKAVINHTFGVPQPLKKKQIISCNICHLRFNSTNQAEAHYKGHKHARKLKAMEAQKNRQRRAVEASSMGRERERERERSKAGAGECLPLPSLMDTSLMEGTSLQVDLEPAKQEVLEEPPRSLVGKLEDSPGGSVLLTPVSEVSTLELATLSPPQVSPSSQISETASDSSLPEVPGPALESASQPDSSSTDGERGTDEEKESKKNKLHLHCPVCKVTVNSTSQLEAHNSGTKHKLMLEGQSVQPRRRGKVVAARSACKTKRLGSKGSVGVPSKNFQCEVCEIYVNSETQLSQHMNSRRHKDRLAGKPPKPKFSPHTKTQPSSSLANVRWSGYAGGAVSAMKKVFSQYNLASLSSQTKLALQKQLAKSLTTGFLPSPLNTPTLCTMAANPLALRHPGTATFIQTPFLGPALFRPAPGPLRATHTPIIFSPY, from the exons ATGGACCCCGTCCAGAAGGCTGTCATCAACCACACGTTTGGAGTCCCTCAGCCCCTCAAGAAGAAACAGATTATCTCCTGTAACATCTGCCACCTGCGCTTCAACTCCACG AACCAGGCGGAAGCCCACTATAAGGGACACAAACACGCTCGCAAGCTCAAGGCTATGGAGGCTCAGAAGAACCGGCAGCGAAGGGCCGTCGAGGCGTCCTCcatgggcagggagagggagagggagcgggagaggagCAAGGCCGGAGCCGGAGAGTGCCTGCCTCTGCCTTCTCTGATGGACACCAGCCTGATGGAAGGAACAA gCCTGCAGGTTGACCTGGAGCCGGCCAAGCAGGAAGTGCTGGAGGAGCCCCCCAGGAGCCTGGTGGGGAAGCTGGAGGACAGCCCTGGAGGCTCCGTCTTGTTGACGCCCGTCTCGGAGGTGTCAACCCTGGAGCTGGCCACCCTGTCCCCACCGCAggtgtccccctcctcccagatcTCGGAGACCGCCTCCGACTCCAGCCTCCCCGAGGTCCCGGGCCCCGCCCTGGAGtccgccagccagccagacagctcGAGCACAGACGGGGAGCGCGGCACAGacgaagagaaggagagcaagaAGAACAAGCTCCACCTTCACTGTCCCGTCTGCAAGGTCACGGTCAACTCCACCTCCCAGCTGGAGGCGCACAACAGCG gtACGAAGCACAAGCTGATGCTGGAGGGGCAGAGCGTGCAGCCCAGGCGCAGGGGCAAGGTGGTGGCCGCACGCTCGGCCTGTAAGACCAAGCGCCTGGGCAGCAAGGGCAGCGTGGGGGTGCCCAGCAAGAACTTCCAGTGTGAGGTCTGCGAGATCTACGTCAACTCTGAAACCCAGCTCAGCCAG CACATGAACAGCAGGAGACATAAGGACCGGCTGGCAGGCAAGCCCCCCAAACCCAAATTCAGCCCCCACACTAAGACCCAGCCCAGCTCCAGCTTagcg AACGTGAGATGGAGTGGCTACGCAGGCGGGGCCGTGTCTGCCATGAAGAAAGTGTTCAGCCAGTACAAcctggcctccctctcctctcag ACCAAACTGGCCTTGCAGAAGCAACTGGCCAAGAGCCTGACCACTGGATTTCTGCCAAGCCCCCTCAACACACCCACTCTGTGCACAATGGCAGCCAATCCACTCGCCCTCCGCCACCCAGGCACTGCAACCTTCATCCAGACACCTTTCTTGGGCCCGGCCCTCTTCCGGCCTGCCCCGGGGCCCCTGAGGGCCACTCACACCCCAATCATCTTCTCTCCTTACTAA